The following coding sequences are from one Thermofilaceae archaeon window:
- a CDS encoding M20/M25/M40 family metallo-hydrolase produces the protein MRVDLVEELCRLIRVKSEVAVTELGEIKRSNYLEAARAVAELAERSGLSAEIVELEAKGGVIPTVIIEGGGQGPSLALVSHYDVVPARGPWLVNGRGIDPYEPLIIDGKVYGRGSADDKSAIVASIAGLAELLESGVKLRYKPSIVVTGDEEVGGLGVKTLLDSGYRWDKAVILDAGAEYLSVGASGVAFGWIRVRGRSGHAGYPHKAANPVEGAIKLAYKLLETYKPLRAAKLSRFNSPPGSPVPKVWGRFSFTIFKLAQGEPEKHNRIPSEVLLGFDLRLLPEEELEGALAEFYSHVSSAAAGLGVDVEVTAWGQKGWFSRDESLMREALEAARRAYAAVGLSGEVGAAAELGGNDGTFFDSVGIPVVAFGAIRAECNVHSENEFVYIHDLQMLKEFTKNLLKGGTHE, from the coding sequence GTGAGAGTAGACCTCGTAGAGGAGCTCTGCAGATTGATCAGGGTCAAGTCTGAAGTCGCCGTCACAGAACTCGGAGAGATTAAGAGGAGCAACTACCTGGAGGCTGCAAGAGCTGTGGCAGAGCTTGCTGAGAGGTCGGGTCTCTCGGCTGAAATCGTGGAACTTGAGGCTAAAGGAGGGGTGATCCCTACGGTGATCATAGAAGGGGGTGGGCAAGGGCCGAGCCTCGCGTTGGTCAGCCACTACGATGTTGTACCGGCAAGGGGTCCCTGGCTTGTCAACGGACGTGGAATCGATCCTTACGAGCCTCTAATCATCGATGGTAAAGTGTACGGCAGGGGCTCTGCTGACGATAAATCGGCTATCGTGGCCAGCATCGCTGGGCTGGCAGAGCTCTTGGAGAGCGGGGTGAAACTTAGGTACAAACCATCGATCGTTGTAACCGGTGATGAAGAAGTAGGAGGGTTAGGGGTTAAAACGCTCCTCGATAGTGGTTACCGCTGGGATAAGGCCGTAATTCTGGACGCTGGCGCTGAGTACCTCTCCGTGGGAGCAAGCGGCGTCGCCTTCGGCTGGATACGGGTGCGAGGTCGCTCCGGCCACGCAGGCTACCCTCACAAGGCTGCTAACCCTGTTGAAGGGGCGATAAAGCTGGCCTACAAGCTTTTGGAGACCTACAAGCCTTTAAGAGCCGCTAAGCTTTCGAGGTTCAACTCGCCTCCGGGCTCGCCCGTTCCTAAAGTCTGGGGACGCTTTAGCTTCACGATCTTCAAGCTGGCGCAGGGGGAGCCCGAGAAGCACAACCGGATCCCGTCGGAGGTGCTACTTGGTTTCGATTTGCGCCTACTCCCGGAGGAGGAGCTGGAAGGGGCGCTCGCAGAATTCTACTCGCATGTTTCCTCCGCAGCAGCGGGGCTAGGCGTAGACGTGGAGGTAACAGCTTGGGGTCAGAAAGGATGGTTCTCTAGGGACGAGAGCCTAATGAGGGAGGCGCTCGAAGCTGCTCGCCGAGCATACGCGGCCGTAGGCCTAAGTGGAGAGGTGGGAGCCGCAGCTGAGCTCGGCGGAAATGATGGAACGTTCTTCGACTCTGTTGGTATACCTGTAGTCGCGTTCGGTGCGATAAGAGCGGAGTGCAACGTTCACTCCGAAAACGAATTTGTCTACATTCATGATCTCCAAATGCTGAAGGAGTTCACGAAGAACCTACTGAAGGGTGGTACACATGAGTAA